From Montipora foliosa isolate CH-2021 chromosome 6, ASM3666993v2, whole genome shotgun sequence, a single genomic window includes:
- the LOC138006394 gene encoding uroporphyrinogen-III synthase-like, with amino-acid sequence MRIRDILERDNCLKMTLVVLFRSPSPIPQEDDYHKVLLGNGMKPISIPVLSFKFNNLHELAQKLQEPCKYGGMVLTSQRAVEAIECSVNEFISKEVWKNSIANVWQQRAIFVVGKASAKAATEKLGLQSTGQEAGSAEALVPIILQSVKPAGNPLLFPCGNMRRETIPTEMEKAGIPLDSVQVYSTCADLNIKQSLEDLIKVQGTPSYAVFFSPSGVNFTADILSSITEWWNRVKLVAIGKTTAEAMKKKEWTVRAVADQPNPQALAQCIALSMQE; translated from the exons ATGCGAATTAGGGATATTCTAGAACGTGACAATTGTCTTAAAATGACCCTAGTTGTTTTATTTCGATCTCCTAGTCCTATTCCTCAAGAGGATGATTATCACAAG GTTCTGTTGGGTAATGGAATGAAACCTATCTCCATCCCTGTACTGTCATTCAAGTTTAATAACCTGCACGAACTTGCCCAAAAACTTCAAGAACCATGTAAATACGGAG GTATGGTGCTTACAAGTCAACGAGCTGTAGAGGCTATAGAGTGCTCTGTGAATGAGTTTATATCGAAGGAAG tctggAAAAATAGCATTGCAAATGTGTGGCAACAAAGAGCAATTTTTGTGGTTGGGAAAGCCTCTGCGAAAGCAg CCACTGAAAAACTGGGGTTACAAAGTACTGGACAGGAAGCTGGGAGTGCAGAGGCTCTGGTTCCAATCATTTTGCAGT CTGTTAAGCCAGCAGGCAACCCACTTCTCTTTCCTTGTGGTAACATGAGAAGGGAGACAATCCCAACTGAGATGGAAAAAGCAG GGATACCTCTTGATAGTGTTCAAGTTTATAGCACGTGTGCAGATCTTAACATAAAGCAGTCTTTGGAAGATTTGATCAAAGTTCAG GGCACTCCTTCATATGCTGTCTTTTTTAGTCCATCTGGAGTTAACTTTACCGCAGACATTCTTTCCTCTATTACCGAGTGGTGGAACAGGGTAAAG CTTGTGGCGATTGGCAAGACAACAGCAGAAGCAATGAAGAAGAAGGAATGGACTGTGAGAGCAGTCGCAGATCAACCAAACCCCCAAGCTTTAGCTCAGTGTATTGCACTAAGCATGCAAGAATAA
- the LOC138006393 gene encoding putative pre-mRNA-splicing factor ATP-dependent RNA helicase PRP1, giving the protein MSKRRLDVDGNSSGLLSTAKRIKEELSNPSNMRGKINPFNGKLFTDRYFDILRKRIELPVWEYREKFLDSMKEYQAFVLVGETGSGKTTQIPQWCLETRVDKRKCVACTQPRRVAAMSVAQRVADELDVTIGQEVGYTIRFEDCTSPRTILKYMTDGMLLREAMTDPLLDRYAVILLDEAHERTLATDILMGLLKEVVRQRRDLKIIIMSATLDAGKFQEYFDNAPLMTIPGRTHPVEIFYTPEPERDYLEAAIRTVVQIHMCEEVEGDVLLFLTGQEEIEEACKRLKKEIDNLGPEIGELRCIPLYSTLPPAQQQRIFDPAPPKRPNGAIGRKCVVSTNIAETSLTIDGVVFVIDPGFSKQKVYNPRIRVESLLVSAISKASSQQRAGRAGRTRPGKCFRLYTEKAYQTEMQDNTYPEILRSNLGTVVLQLKKLGIDDLVHFDFMDPPAPETLMRALELLNYLGALDDNGDLTALGSMMAEFPLDPQLAKMVIASCEHNCSNEILSITAMLSVPQVFLRPNEAKKAADEAKMKFAHIDGDHLTLLNVYHAYKQSHEDVQWCYDNFIQNRSLKSADNVRDQLTRIMDRFNLARRSTDFNSRDYYVNIRKALVAGFFMQVAHLERSGHYLTVKDNQVVQLHPSTCLDHKPEWVLYNEFVLTTKNYIRTCTDIKADWLVKLAPQYYDMRNFPMCEAKRVLERIIDRLQKSR; this is encoded by the exons ATGTCAAAAAGAAGGCTGGACGTCGATGGGAATTCCTCTGGCCTGCTGAGTACAGCGAAAAGGATTAAAGAAGAGTTGAG CAATCCAAGCAACATGCGGGGAAAGATCAACCCTTTCAATGGCAAACTTTTCACAGACCGATATTTTGATATTCTGAGGAAGAGGATTGAGTTACCTGTGTGGGAATACAGGGAGAAGTTTTTGGATAGCATGAAAGAATACCAAGCTTTTGTTCTTGTTGGTGAAACAGGATCTGGGAAAACTACTCAG ATTCCTCAGTGGTGTTTGGAAACTCGCGTGGACAAGCGCAAGTGTGTTGCATGTACACAGCCTAGGAGAGTGGCAGCCATGAGTGTTGCTCAGCGTGTAGCTGATGAATTGGATGTGACTATTGGTCAGGAAGTTGGCTACACCATTCGATTTGAAGATTGTACAAGCCCAAGAACAATTCTCAA GTACATGACAGATGGTATGTTGTTACGAGAGGCCATGACTGATCCTCTTCTGGACCGTTATGCTGTTATTTTACTTGATGAAGCTCACGAAAGAACTCTTGCTACTGACATCCTGATGGGTCTACTAAAAGAG GTTGTTCGTCAAAGACGCGATCTTAAGATTATCATTATGAGTGCCACATTAGATGCTGGAAAGTTTCAAGAGTACTTTGACAATGCTCCGCTCATGACCATACCTGGCCGGACACACCCTGTGGAGATATTCTACACACCTGAACCAGAGCGGGACTACTTGGAAGCAGCCATTAGAACTGTGGTTCAGATACACATGTGTGAGGAGGTGGAGGGTGATGTCTTGCTCTTTCTCACCGGGCAGGAG GAAATCGAGGAAGCTTGTAAAAGGCTGAAGAAGGAAATTGATAACTTAGGTCCAGAAATTGGAGAGCTGCGTTGCATCCCCTTGTATTCCACTCTTCCTCCTGCTCAGCAACAGCGTATCTTTGATCCGGCCCCACCCAAGAGACCCAATGGGGCCATTGGTCGCAAATGTGTTGTTTCAACTAACATAGCTGAGACATCCCTCACTATTGATGGTGTTGTCTTTGTAATTGATCCTGGATTTTCCAAACAAAAG GTTTACAATCCTCGAATCCGTGTGGAGTCTCTGCTAGTGTCTGCCATCTCAAAAGCCAGTTCACAGCAGAGAGCAGGTCGTGCTGGCCGTACTCGCCCTGGCAAATGTTTCAGGCTCTATACAGAGAAAGCTTACCAGACTGAAATGCAAGACAACACTTACCCCGAGATTCTACGGTCTAATCTTGGTACAGTTGTGTTGCAGCTCAAGAAGCTGGGTATTGATGATTTGGTGCATTTTGATTTCATGGATCCTCCTG caCCGGAGACGTTGATGAGAGCTCTTGAATTGTTGAACTACCTTGGTGCATTGGATGACAATGGTGACCTCACGGCCCTTGGATCCATGATGGCTGAGTTTCCTCTGGATCCTCAGCTTGCTAAGATGGTGATTGCCAGTTGTGAGCATAACTGCTCCAATGAAATTCTTTCCATTACAGCCATGTTGTCAG TCCCTCAAGTGTTCCTGAGGCCAAATGAAGCAAAGAAAGCTGCTGATGAAGCAAAGATGAAATTTGCTCACATTGATGGGGATCACCTGACATTGCTCAATGTTTATCATGCTTACAAACAAA gCCATGAGGATGTGCAGTGGTGTTATGACAATTTTATTCAGAACCGATCTCTGAAGTCTGCAGATAATGTAAGAGATCAACTCACCAGAATCATGGACAGGTTTAACCTGGCACGCCGTAGCACAGACTTCAATAGTCGTGATTACTACGTTAACATCAGGAAGGCACTGGTGGCTGGATTTTTCATGCAG GTAGCTCATCTGGAAAGGTCTGGACACTATCTCACAGTCAAGGATAATCAG GTTGTACAGCTACACCCATCAACCTGCTTGGACCACAAGCCAGAATGGGTGTTGTACAATGAGTTTGTCTTGACCACAAAGAATTACATTCGGACCTGCACCGACATCAAGGCCGATTG GTTGGTGAAGTTAGCTCCACAGTACTACGACATGAGAAACTTTCCCATGTGTGAGGCCAAGCGGGTACTGGAGAGGATCATTGACAGGTTGCAGAAAAGCAGATAA